The Tardibacter chloracetimidivorans region TCCGCGTCCGCGACGGCGAAGTGACGATCCGCCCGATTGCGGGCACCCGCCCGCGCGGCAAGACGGCGCTGGAGGATGCGGAGAACCGCGAAAGCCTGCTCGCCGACCCCAAGGAACGGGCGGAGCATCTGATGCTGCTGGACCTTGGCCGCAACGATGTGGGCCGGGTGGCTGCAAGCGGCACCGTCAAGGTGACCGAAAGCTACAGCGTCGAGATGTACAGCCATGTCATGCATATCGTGTCGAACGTGCGGGGAGAGATGGACCCGGCCCGGGATGCGATCGACGCGCTGCTCGCGGGCTTTCCTGCCGGCACGGTTTCGGGCGCGCCCAAGGTGCGGGCGTGCGAGATCATTGCCGAGCTTGAGCCGGAAAAGCGCGGGCCCTATGCCGGCGGCGTCGGCTATTTCTCCCCCGACGGTTCGATGGACAGCTGCATCGTCCTGCGTACGGCGGTGGTGAAGGACGGCGTGATGCATGTTCAGGCGGGCGCAGGCATCGTCGCCGATTCCGATCCGGCCTATGAACAGCGCGAGTGCGAGGCGAAATCGGGCGCTCTCATCGCCGCCGCCCGCGAAGCCATCGCGCGCGCCGCCGAAGCAGGCTATGGTCAATAGAGACGCTGGCGCCCGGTCCATCGAAAGATTAAGTCGCACCCCATGATCCTGGTCATCGACAATTACGACAGCTTCACCTGGAATCTCGTCCACTACCTCCAGGAAATGGGCGTCGCGGTGGAAGTGGCGCGCAACGACCGCATTTCGGTGGATCAGGCCATGTCCGGCGGGGCCGAAGGGTTCCTCATCTCGCCCGGCCCCTGCACGCCCAATGAGGCGGGAATCTCGCTCGATCTCGTGCTGGCCTGCGCGGCCGAGAAGCGCCCGCTGCTGGGCGTCTGCCTTGGTCATCAGGCCATCGGACAGGCGTTCGGCGGCAAGGTGGTCCGTGCGCCGCAACTCATGCACGGCAAGACCAGCGAGATCAGCCATGACGCAACCGGCGTGTTCGCGGGCCTTCCCTCTCCCTTCACCGCGACGCGCTATCACTCGCTGATCGTCGAGGCTGAAAGCCTGCCGGACGCGCTGGTGGTGAACGCGACCAGCCCCGATGGCCTCATCATGGGCATGCGCCACCGCGATCTGCCGATCCATGGCGTGCAGTTCCACCCGGAAAGCATCGCCACCCAGCACGGTCACCAGATGCTCCACAATTTCCTGCGGGCAGCCGGAATCTCCGCCCGACTTCCTGACGCCGCCTGACGATGCTGCCCGACGTCACCCAACCCTTGTCGCGCGAAGCCGCGGCCGACGCTTTCGCCGCGATCCTCGACGGGAAATATCCTGATGAGGAGGTCGGGCCATTTCTGGTCGCGCTCAACGACCGTGGTGAAACGGCCGATGAGATCGCGGCCGCCGCACGGGAAATGCGGGCGCGGATGGTGGCGATCGAGGCTCCGGCTGATGCGATCGACGTTTGCGGCACGGGCGGCGACGGCAGCCATAGCCTGAACGTCTCGACAGCCGTGGCGCTGGTTGTTGCCGCCGCCGGAACACCGGTGGCGAAGCACGGCAACCGCGCCGCATCCTCGCGCGCCGGTGCGGCCGACACGCTGGAGGCGCTGGGGCTGGATCTCGATATCGCCGAGAAGACGGCCGAACGCAGCCTTGCCGAGCTTGGCATCGCCTTTCTATTCGCCGCGCGCCACCATCCGGCGCTCGGGCGGCTGGGGCCGCTGCGGCGGGCGCTGGGGCGGCGAACGATCTTCAACCTGCTGGGGCCGCTCTGCAACCCGGCGGGCGTCAGGCGGCAGCTTATCGGCGTCCCCTCGCCCGCCTATGTAGAAACGCACATCGCAGCATTGAAGACGCTTGGCGCTGAACGGGCAATGGCGGTGCATGGCGAGGAAGGGCTGGACGAGATCAGCATCTGCGGCCCGTCGCGGATCGCAACGCTATCTGGCGGTGACATCGCTCGCGACCGGATCACGCCCGAGGCCGCCGGGCTGCCCGCGCACAACCGCGATGCGATAAGGGGGGGCGACGCGGCGTTCAACGCGCAGGCGCTCCGGAAGCTGCTTGCGGGCGAACGATCAGCCTATCGAGACGCGGTGCTGATGAACGCCGCGGGCGCGCTGATCGTGGCCGATGCCGCGGGTACATGGCATGATGGCGCAGAGCGGGCCGCAGAAGCGATAGACAGCGGGCGCGCGGCAGCGCTGCTTGACAGATGGATTGCATTTCGATGAGCAACACCCTCGCCCAGATCATTGCCGACAAGCGAAATCACATCGCCATCCGCAAGACGCAGGTCTCGCTTGCAGCGCTTGAGGCGCACGCGAGAGAAGCGTCGCCGCCGCGCGGATTCAAGGCAGCGCTTGATCGTGCCCATGCCGAAGGACGCTATGGGCTGATCGCGGAAGTGAAGAAAGGAAGCCCGTCCAAGGGATTGATACGGGAAGATTTCGACCCGCCGGCTCATGCCCGCGCCTATCAGGCGGGCGGCGCATCCTGCCTTTCGGTTCTGACCGATGAGCCCTGGTTCATGGGGGCGGATGAATATCTGGTCGCGGCGCGGGCGGAAGTTGATCTGCCGGTGCTCCGCAAGGATTTCATGATCGACCCCTGGCAGGTGACAGAGGCGCGGGCCCTTGGCGCGGACTGCATATTGCTGATCGTCGCCTGTCTGGACCTGCTGCAGATGCGCGAGCTGGAAGCCGCCGCACTCGAGTTGGGCATGGATGTTCTGGTGGAGGTCCACAATCCAGCCGAAATGGAGGAGGCGCTTCAGCTCAAAAGTAGCCTTCTCGGGATAAACAATCGCAATCTCAAGACCTTGGAGGTCGATCTTTCCGTCGCGCGAGATTATGCAGCGATGGTGCCGGACACGCACCGCCTGGTGGGCGAAAGTGGCCTCAGGACGAAGGCCGATCTTGATGCACTGGCCGAGGTGGGCGTGACGAGCTTCCTCGTCGGGGAATCGCTGATGCGCGAGGCGGATGTGGAAGCGGCGACCCGCAGGCTGCTGACCGGGCAATGAGCAGGCTCACCCATCTGGATGAAAAGGGCGCGGCACACATGGTCGATGTGTCCGCCAAGCAGGTCAGCGTGCGCGAGGCCGCGGCCGAAGGACGGATCAGAATGTCGCGCGAGGCGGCCGACGCCATCCGCAACCAGGCCGCTGCCAAGGGCGATGTGCTTGCGGTTGCCCGGATCGCTGGGATCATGGCGGCAAAGAAGACGGCCGATCTTATCCCGCTCTGCCATCCGCTGCCCCTGTCCGGGGTCATCGTCGATCTGCAAGTGACGGAGGACGCCGTTCTCGTGAATGCGAGCGCACGGACCACTCACATGACGGGCGTAGAAATGGAAGCAATGACAGCAGCTTCTGTTGCATTGCTTACTGTATACGACATGGTGAAATCGATTGATCGTGGAATGACGATCGAGGCGGTGAGGCTGGTTTCCAAGTCCGGCGGCCGTTCCGGCGACTGGAAACGTTGAACGGCATGGCCGGGCTGCTTCCTCTGGACGAAGCCCAGGCGAGACTGCTTGCGCTGGCTGAGGCTTTGCCGATTGAAACCATCGCGGTGGCCGAGGCTGGCGGACGCTGGGCAGCAAGCGACATCATCGCCCGCCGGTCGCAACCCGCCGCCGACTTGTCGGCGATGGACGGCTATGCGGTGCGTCACATGGATTTGCCGGGGCCATTCAGGATCATCGGCGAAAGCGCTGCAGGGAAAGGGTTTCCTGGATCGCCAGGTGCGGCTGAGGCCGTTCGTATCTTTACCGGTGCGGCAGTTCCTGAAGGCGCCGACACCGTCATCATGCAGGAAAATTGCGCGCGTGAGGGCGACACGCTGCGGTTGACGGCACAGCCGCCCGCCCCCGGTCGCGACATCCGCGTCCGTGGCAGCGATTTCAGCGAGCACGCGCTGCTCGTCGCCAGAGGAGCGCGGATGACGCCCGCAGCGATCGCACTGGCCATCATGGGCGGGCATGGCACGGTCCCGGTACACCGGCGCGCCCGCATAGCCCTGATTTCCACCGGGGACGAGCTGGCCGCGCCCGGCGCTGTGACCGGCCCGCATCAGATACCGGCATCCAACGGGCCGATGCTGGCCGCAATGCTCCGCTCAACGGGCTGCGATGTCGACGACATGGGCGTCGTCGGCGACGATCTGGACTCGATCAAGGGCGCGGTCGATGCTGCCCGACGCCATGACGTCATCCTTACAATTGGCGGCGCTTCGGTGGGCGACCATGATCTTGTAAAGCCTGCATTTCTGGCGTGCAGGGCCACGCTCGATTTCATCAAGGTGGCGTTGAAGCCCGGCAAGCCGCTGATGGCGGGCAGGCTGGCCAACGCGCTGGTGCTGGGCCTGCCGGGCAATCCCGTATCGGCCTATGTCACCTGCTTCCTCTTTGCGCTTCCGCTTGTCCGCAAGCTCATGGGCGCAGCCACCCCCCTGGCTCCGGTCCTGCCCCTCCCGCTCGGCGCTGCAATGCCGGCTGTCGGTAACCGCACCGAGTTCATTCGCGGAAAGATCGAGGACGGCCGCGCCCTTCCGTTCCGCAATCAGGACAGCGCCGCGCTGGCGCTGCTCGCCGAGGCGGCCATCCTCATCCGGCGCAATGCAGGCGCGCAAGCCGTCCCGGCGGGCACGATCGTGGACACGCTGCGGCTGGATTGACAAGCGGACAAAGGTTGCCTAAACGTTCCCTGTACGTTCCTTAATTGCAGGGGCATGACAGATGCTGACACGCAAACAGCATGAGTTGCTGAGCTTCATCAACGAACGGTTGAGCACGTCGGGCATTTCCCCCTCTTTCGAGGAAATGAAGGAAGCGCTTGATCTGAAATCGAAATCCGGCGTGCACCGGCTGATCAGCGCGCTGGAGGAGCGCGGCTTCATTCGCCGCCTGCCCAACCGGGCGCGAGCGCTTGAAGTGATGAAGATGCCGGAGCCTTCGGCCGTCAAGGGCGAAGCGAAGGCGGATAATATCATCCGCCCCGATTTCACTCGTGCGACGAAGATCGCAAATGATGTCGTTGAAATCCCACTGCACGGACGGATCGCGGCAGGTCTCCCGATAGAGGCGCTGGAGGGGCAGAGCAGCCTTTCCGTTCCCGCCGCCCTGCTCGGCAGCGGCGAGCATTATGCGCTGGAGGTTTCGGGCGACTCCATGGTGGAGGCCGGCATATTGGACGGGGATTACGCGCTTGTCCGGCGCACCGATGTTGCGCGTGACGGCGAGATCGTCGTCGCGCTGATCGACGACGAGGAAGCCACGCTCAAATACTTCCGGCGGGAAGGCTCGATGATCCGCCTCGATCCGGCCAATCGCAATCATGAGCCGCAGCGTTATCCGCCGATGCGGATTCGCATTCAGGGCAAGCTCGCCGGGCTGCTGCGCCGCTACTGAGGCTGGCGACCGATGCGGCGGTGCGCCCAGGGGTGGCGGCCGTTCTCTTCGGCGACGCTCCTGACGACTCCGGTCGAGGTATCGATCGCCAGCCCGCCGGTTCGTTGAAGCAACGTCCGATCCGCCTTCAGCCAGCGAGGCGCGCACCAATATGGCAGCCTGCGGTCGCTCACGACGATATCGGCATCGGCGCAGGCCGGTTCGAAACGACGGCGGTCGATGAAGACGCTGCTGCGGGTGGCGAGCAGGCGCAGACGGCGGCCATGCTTCCATATGTCCGCCACGCACGAATCCCTGCCGCAGCGGGCGAACCGGCTGTCCTGAAGCGGCATGATGTCGGGAGCTGCGGTTACGCCCGACATCAGATCACGCACATAATCGCCCGTTCGGGTGCGCAGCAGGTGGACCTTTCCGTTTGCGACGACGCCGACGTGCCGCCCGACGCCGGTGATGAGAATATCCGGCACGGGCGAAACCCAGGCCCACATGGCGCCAGCCATGAACGGAACCACACCAGCGAGCCGTGTCCATCCGCGCCACAGCACCAGCCATAGCCCGCCTGCCACCATCAGCCCGAACGCCGCCTGTGGCATCGCCGGGGCGAGCGTCACTCCGCCGGGAAGCGTGGCGGTCCATTCGGCCAGCGCGATCAAGAGCGACAGCGTCCATTTGACGAGCAGCCACACCGGGCCGGCGAGCCCGAGCGGATCGAGCAGCAACGCAACCGCCTCCAGCGGCATGATGACAAAGGTGGTGAGCGGAATGGCGATGATGTTGGCGAACGCGCCATAAGCGCCCATTCGGTTGAAGTGATAGAGACCGATCGGCGCGAGCGCCGCCTCGACGACAATGCCGGTCAGCAGCAGCCCTGCAAGCAGCCGAAGGAACGCCGCCCACCATGGCTCCTCGCGCCGCATCAGCCGCTCGCGCACCCAGGGAACCTCGTGCAGAGCGACAATGGCGGTGACGGCGGCGAAGGATAGCTGGAAGCTCGCGCCGATCAGCGCCTCGGGCAGGATCAGCAGGATCATGAAAGCGCCCGCCGCCACCAGCCGGAGCGTGATTGCCTCCCGTCCCAGGGCAAGCCCCAGCAGCACCAGCAGCGCTGCTATGCAGGAACGCACGGTCGGCACCTCCCCGCCCGCAAGCAGGCTGTAGCCGACGCCCGCCCCCGCGGCCGCGATTGCGCCGATCAACGACAGATGCCAGTGCGTCGCGGCGTGCATCGAAAGCGCAAGCAATCTCCGCGTGGCGATCATGACGAAGCCGACCACCGCCGTCACATGGAGGCCGGAGATCGACAGCAAATGGGTAAGGCCCGAATCGCGCAGCGCCTGCGCGACATCGTCGGGAACGCCGCCCTGATCGCCGGTCACAAATGAGGCGGCGACCCCCCCTTCCGCGTCGCCCACGCTGATCTGAACATGCGCGGTCAGCCGCCCCCGAACGCGATCGAGCCACGCCCAGAAGCCGCCGCTGGGTGGCGAAAGCGTCCGTGGCTCGCCGAACCCACGCCCGGTGGCGCCGATGCCCTTGAACCACGCAAGCCGCGCGAACTCATAACCGCCCGGCACTGACGCGGGCGCGGGCGGCATCAACCGGGCGCGAAGGCTGATCCGCGCGCCGGACTGAACCGCTGCCGCATCGCTGTCGGGAAAGGAGACGCGGACCCTGAGGCCGGGATGCTCGCCCTCATCGACCAGCGTGATCCGCGTCACGCCTCGCCCGACAAGCCGCTCGACACGTTCCACCTTGCCCGTGACGGATGTGGTAACCGGCCTATCGAGCCGGGGCGCGGCCACCCGCTCCGCCCGCATCCAGACCAGGGCGAGGCCGATGGCGGCGACGAGGCCGAACCACAGGGCGAGCCTTCCCACCCTGCCGCCAAGCGCCGATCCACCTGCCGCGATTGCGCCAAACGCCCCCAGAGCCGCGATCCACAGCCCAGGCGAAGGCAGGACGAACCATAGTGCAACGCCAAGCCCGAGCGAGACCGGAAGCCACAGCGCGAACTGCGGTGCCTGCTCCGTCAGCCAGCCATCGGCAAGGCTCCGCGCACGCTGCCAAAGCGCACGCGCACCAACCGTCGAAAAGCCGGTTTGTGCCCATCTGGACGCTATGCTAGACACCCGCCGCCTTACCCCCGCCGCTTCCTTAACAGGCCGGTGATAGCTGGAGAAAGCCTGCGTGTCCGCAAGCGCGAAGAATAATGGAATCGTGACCCGGTTCGCTCCCTCGCCCACTGGTTTCCTGCACATCGGCGGCGTGCGGACGGCGCTGTTCAACCTGCTGTTCGCCCGGCATCATGGCGGCGAATTCAAGCTGCGGATCGAGGATACCGACCGCGCGCGCTCGACGGATGCAGCCATTGCCGCCATTCTTGACGGGATGCGCTGGCTGAACCTCGATTGGGACGGCGAGACCGTCTATCAGTTCGCCCGCCAAGCCCGTCATTCCGAAGTCGCCCATCAGCTTCTGGCCGGCGGCCATGCCTATAAATGCTTTGCCACTCCGCAGGAGCTTGAGGAGATGCGCGCCGCCCAGCGCGCCGCCAGGCAGCCGATGCGATATGACGGCCGCTGGCGCGACCGCGATCCTTCCGAAGCCGGTCCGGACGCGCCCTTCGTCATCCGCCTCAAGGCCCCGCACGAGGGCGAGACGGTGATAGAAGACAAGGTGCAGGGCCGCGTCACCGTGCAGAACAGCGAACTCGACGACATGGTCCTGCTGCGTTCGGACGGCACGCCCACCTATATGCTGGCGGTGGTGGTCGACGATCACGATATGGGCGTCAGCCATGTGATCCGTGGCGACGATCATCTGAACAACGCCTTCCGACAGCTTCAACTCATCCGCGCCCTGGGCTGGGCGGAGCCGGTCTATGCGCACATCCCGCTGATCCATGGAGCCGACGGGGCAAAGCTGTCCAAGCGCCATGGGGCATTGGGGGTAGAGGCCTATCGCGACGAGTTGGGCATCCTCCCCGAAGCGCTGGAGAATTATCTGCTCCGCCTTGGCTGGGGACATGGCGACGACGAGATCATCAGCCGCGCCCAGGCCATAGAATGGTTCACGCTGGAGGCGGTCGGACGTGCGCCGGCGCGCTTTGACGCCAAAAAGCTGGAGAGCGTGAATGCGCATTATATCCGCGCTGCGGACGACGCGCGCCTGGCGGCGCTTGTCGCTCCCCGCATCGCCGCGCTGCTTGATCGTCCGCTAACCGATTCGGACCGGCAGCTTCTGCTTCGCAGCATCCCGGAGTTGAAGCCAAGAGCAAAGGATTTGAATGAGTTAGCCGAGAGCGCGCTCTACCTCTTTCGCATTCGCCCCTTAAATCTCGACGAGGGGGCTCAGAAGTTGCTAGAGGGCGATGGACGCAGACTGCTGGCCCAGGCCCGCAATGCTCTTGGCGAGCTTCCCGAATGGACCGCGGAGCGACTGGATTCGGCAGTGCGTGGCGCGGCGGAGGCGGCCGGCACGGGATTGGGCAAGGTCGCGCAGCCGTTGCGTGCCGCGCTGACCGGCCAAAGCAAATCGCCCGGTATCTTCGATGTGCTCCTCCAGCTGGGGCGCGAGGAAAGCCTGGGCAGGATGGACGATCAACTTTAGGCCCGTTATGGGCCGGTGCATTATTCAAGGAGGGTAGGTGTATGGCGGACAAGACTGTGGCGCTGAAGATCGGCGACAGCGAAAAGAGCTACCCTGTTCTATCCGGCTCGGTCGGGCCGGACGTCATCGACATCCGCAAGCTCTACGGCGAAACCGGCGCGTTCACCTATGATCCGGGCTTCACCTCCACGGCCAGCTGCGAATCCAAGATCACCTATATCGACGGCGACGAGGGCGTGCTGCTCCATCGCGGCTATCCGATCGGCCAGCTGGCCGAACAGTCCAGCTTCATGGAAGTGGCCTATCTGCTGCTGCGCGGGGAACTGCCGAGCAAGACCGAACTGGACAGCTTCATCCACACCATCACGCGCCACACCATGGTGCATGAGCAGCTTGCCATGTTCTATCGCGGTTTCCGCCGCGACGCGCACCCCATGGCGATCATGTGCGGCGTGGTGGGCGCGCTGTCCGCCTTCTACCATGATTCCACCGACATCGACGATCCGGTGCAGCGGATGATCGCCAGCCACCGGCTGATCGCGAAGATGCCCACGATCGCGGCGATGGCGTATAAATATTCCGTCGGTCAGCCGTTCCTCTATCCGGACAACAGCCTCAGCTATACCGGCAATTTCCTGCGGATGACCTTTGGCGTTCCGGCGGAGGAATATGTCGTCGACCCCGTGGTCGAAAAGGCGATGGACCGGATCTTCATCCTTCATGCCGACCATGAGCAGAACGCATCCACGTCGACCGTCCGTCTCGCCAGCTCATCGGGCGCGAACCCGTTTGCCTGCATCGCCGCTGGCATCGCATGTCTGTGGGGCCCCGCGCATGGCGGCGCGAACGAGGCTGCGCTCAACATGCTGCGGGAAATCGGCACGCCCGACCGGATTCCGGAATATGTCGCCCGCGCCAAGGATAAGGACGATCCGTTCCGCCTGATGGGCTTTGGCCACCGGGTCTACAAGAACTATGATCCCCGCGCCACGGTGATGCAGAAGACGGCCGCCGAAGTGCTCGAAAAGCTGGGCGTGAAGGACCCGGTTTTCGACGTCGCGCGCGAGCTGGAGCACATGGCGCTCAACGACCCCTATTTCATCGACAAGAAGCTCTATCCGAACGTCGATTTCTATTCGGGCATCATCCTGTCGGCGATCGGCTTCCCGACCACCATGTTCACCGTGCTGTTCGCGCTGGCCCGCACCGTGGGCTGGGTCGCGCAGTGGAACGAGATGATCGAGGACCCGGCGCAGAAGATCGGCCGCCCGCGTCAGCTCTACACCGGCCATACGCAGCGGGACTATGTGCCCGTCGACAAGCGCTAGAAACGGCTCAGGCGCGCGGCAACCTCAGGGTGAACCGCGCGCCGCTTTCGGGCGATTCCGTCACCAGAATGTCGCCCCCCAACGCGCGGGCGAGCGCGCGGGAAATGTAGAGCCCCAGCCCGCTGCCTTCCGCATTCTGGCGGAGCCGCTCGAACTTGGTGAAAACCCGCTCCCGGTCGGCTTCGGCCACGCCGCCGCCCTGATCGTCGACCGATATTCTCGCCTCACCTTCCCCCACCTCCAGAGCCAGCCGGACAGGACCGGCGTCGCCCGCAAACTTCACCGCGTTCTGGATGAGGTTGATGAGTATCTGGAGCGCGCGGCCGCGATCGGCCCTTACGATCACCGACACCGGGGGTGAGCGCCATATGATGCTGGAGCCGCTTGCAGCCGCGCGTTGGGAAACGATCGCCCGCGCCTCTTCCGCCAGGGTCGTCAGATCGACATTCTCGATCAGCAATGAAACCGTGCCGGACTCGATCGCTGCGACATCGAAAACATCGTCGATCAACGTCCGCAGATGGCGCGCGGCGGTCGTAATGTCACCCGCATAGTCCGTATATACGCTTTTCAGATGGCCGAAGCTTTGGGAGCGGATCGCCTCGGCCTGCCGCGTGATCTTCTCCAGCGGTGCGCGAAGCACGTCCGTCATGGGGAACGCGCCGTCGGGTTCGGCCTCGCCCTCTGCCATGGGTGACGGCGCCGCTCGTGTTTTCGAAGCGGCCGGCGGGGCGACAGGGCGCTCCACCTCCACGGCGGT contains the following coding sequences:
- a CDS encoding anthranilate synthase component II; this encodes MILVIDNYDSFTWNLVHYLQEMGVAVEVARNDRISVDQAMSGGAEGFLISPGPCTPNEAGISLDLVLACAAEKRPLLGVCLGHQAIGQAFGGKVVRAPQLMHGKTSEISHDATGVFAGLPSPFTATRYHSLIVEAESLPDALVVNATSPDGLIMGMRHRDLPIHGVQFHPESIATQHGHQMLHNFLRAAGISARLPDAA
- the trpD gene encoding anthranilate phosphoribosyltransferase; the encoded protein is MLPDVTQPLSREAAADAFAAILDGKYPDEEVGPFLVALNDRGETADEIAAAAREMRARMVAIEAPADAIDVCGTGGDGSHSLNVSTAVALVVAAAGTPVAKHGNRAASSRAGAADTLEALGLDLDIAEKTAERSLAELGIAFLFAARHHPALGRLGPLRRALGRRTIFNLLGPLCNPAGVRRQLIGVPSPAYVETHIAALKTLGAERAMAVHGEEGLDEISICGPSRIATLSGGDIARDRITPEAAGLPAHNRDAIRGGDAAFNAQALRKLLAGERSAYRDAVLMNAAGALIVADAAGTWHDGAERAAEAIDSGRAAALLDRWIAFR
- the trpC gene encoding indole-3-glycerol phosphate synthase TrpC; translated protein: MSNTLAQIIADKRNHIAIRKTQVSLAALEAHAREASPPRGFKAALDRAHAEGRYGLIAEVKKGSPSKGLIREDFDPPAHARAYQAGGASCLSVLTDEPWFMGADEYLVAARAEVDLPVLRKDFMIDPWQVTEARALGADCILLIVACLDLLQMRELEAAALELGMDVLVEVHNPAEMEEALQLKSSLLGINNRNLKTLEVDLSVARDYAAMVPDTHRLVGESGLRTKADLDALAEVGVTSFLVGESLMREADVEAATRRLLTGQ
- the moaC gene encoding cyclic pyranopterin monophosphate synthase MoaC, encoding MSRLTHLDEKGAAHMVDVSAKQVSVREAAAEGRIRMSREAADAIRNQAAAKGDVLAVARIAGIMAAKKTADLIPLCHPLPLSGVIVDLQVTEDAVLVNASARTTHMTGVEMEAMTAASVALLTVYDMVKSIDRGMTIEAVRLVSKSGGRSGDWKR
- a CDS encoding molybdopterin molybdotransferase MoeA, encoding MAGLLPLDEAQARLLALAEALPIETIAVAEAGGRWAASDIIARRSQPAADLSAMDGYAVRHMDLPGPFRIIGESAAGKGFPGSPGAAEAVRIFTGAAVPEGADTVIMQENCAREGDTLRLTAQPPAPGRDIRVRGSDFSEHALLVARGARMTPAAIALAIMGGHGTVPVHRRARIALISTGDELAAPGAVTGPHQIPASNGPMLAAMLRSTGCDVDDMGVVGDDLDSIKGAVDAARRHDVILTIGGASVGDHDLVKPAFLACRATLDFIKVALKPGKPLMAGRLANALVLGLPGNPVSAYVTCFLFALPLVRKLMGAATPLAPVLPLPLGAAMPAVGNRTEFIRGKIEDGRALPFRNQDSAALALLAEAAILIRRNAGAQAVPAGTIVDTLRLD
- the lexA gene encoding transcriptional repressor LexA, which translates into the protein MLTRKQHELLSFINERLSTSGISPSFEEMKEALDLKSKSGVHRLISALEERGFIRRLPNRARALEVMKMPEPSAVKGEAKADNIIRPDFTRATKIANDVVEIPLHGRIAAGLPIEALEGQSSLSVPAALLGSGEHYALEVSGDSMVEAGILDGDYALVRRTDVARDGEIVVALIDDEEATLKYFRREGSMIRLDPANRNHEPQRYPPMRIRIQGKLAGLLRRY
- a CDS encoding ComEC/Rec2 family competence protein, whose translation is MSSIASRWAQTGFSTVGARALWQRARSLADGWLTEQAPQFALWLPVSLGLGVALWFVLPSPGLWIAALGAFGAIAAGGSALGGRVGRLALWFGLVAAIGLALVWMRAERVAAPRLDRPVTTSVTGKVERVERLVGRGVTRITLVDEGEHPGLRVRVSFPDSDAAAVQSGARISLRARLMPPAPASVPGGYEFARLAWFKGIGATGRGFGEPRTLSPPSGGFWAWLDRVRGRLTAHVQISVGDAEGGVAASFVTGDQGGVPDDVAQALRDSGLTHLLSISGLHVTAVVGFVMIATRRLLALSMHAATHWHLSLIGAIAAAGAGVGYSLLAGGEVPTVRSCIAALLVLLGLALGREAITLRLVAAGAFMILLILPEALIGASFQLSFAAVTAIVALHEVPWVRERLMRREEPWWAAFLRLLAGLLLTGIVVEAALAPIGLYHFNRMGAYGAFANIIAIPLTTFVIMPLEAVALLLDPLGLAGPVWLLVKWTLSLLIALAEWTATLPGGVTLAPAMPQAAFGLMVAGGLWLVLWRGWTRLAGVVPFMAGAMWAWVSPVPDILITGVGRHVGVVANGKVHLLRTRTGDYVRDLMSGVTAAPDIMPLQDSRFARCGRDSCVADIWKHGRRLRLLATRSSVFIDRRRFEPACADADIVVSDRRLPYWCAPRWLKADRTLLQRTGGLAIDTSTGVVRSVAEENGRHPWAHRRIGRQPQ
- the gltX gene encoding glutamate--tRNA ligase, with product MSASAKNNGIVTRFAPSPTGFLHIGGVRTALFNLLFARHHGGEFKLRIEDTDRARSTDAAIAAILDGMRWLNLDWDGETVYQFARQARHSEVAHQLLAGGHAYKCFATPQELEEMRAAQRAARQPMRYDGRWRDRDPSEAGPDAPFVIRLKAPHEGETVIEDKVQGRVTVQNSELDDMVLLRSDGTPTYMLAVVVDDHDMGVSHVIRGDDHLNNAFRQLQLIRALGWAEPVYAHIPLIHGADGAKLSKRHGALGVEAYRDELGILPEALENYLLRLGWGHGDDEIISRAQAIEWFTLEAVGRAPARFDAKKLESVNAHYIRAADDARLAALVAPRIAALLDRPLTDSDRQLLLRSIPELKPRAKDLNELAESALYLFRIRPLNLDEGAQKLLEGDGRRLLAQARNALGELPEWTAERLDSAVRGAAEAAGTGLGKVAQPLRAALTGQSKSPGIFDVLLQLGREESLGRMDDQL
- a CDS encoding citrate synthase, yielding MADKTVALKIGDSEKSYPVLSGSVGPDVIDIRKLYGETGAFTYDPGFTSTASCESKITYIDGDEGVLLHRGYPIGQLAEQSSFMEVAYLLLRGELPSKTELDSFIHTITRHTMVHEQLAMFYRGFRRDAHPMAIMCGVVGALSAFYHDSTDIDDPVQRMIASHRLIAKMPTIAAMAYKYSVGQPFLYPDNSLSYTGNFLRMTFGVPAEEYVVDPVVEKAMDRIFILHADHEQNASTSTVRLASSSGANPFACIAAGIACLWGPAHGGANEAALNMLREIGTPDRIPEYVARAKDKDDPFRLMGFGHRVYKNYDPRATVMQKTAAEVLEKLGVKDPVFDVARELEHMALNDPYFIDKKLYPNVDFYSGIILSAIGFPTTMFTVLFALARTVGWVAQWNEMIEDPAQKIGRPRQLYTGHTQRDYVPVDKR
- a CDS encoding sensor histidine kinase; the protein is MATATIEAPAIYSGRFHADGRAVTVTPELLALHRRCGGGEGDPIALPGLPSLIRRAVALSMPLSAPVLLADGPNNVTYWARVIPDGEEADLQLFDWNGTGGAMEHALEGAVREQDFLRASADWLWEADASLCFTSLSETVTAVFGQPAAILVGRPMAALLWPFPATADGDTDFRSSADPAEWFSNRIVEVKDHAPARFYRLNARPVFDGEELAGFRGTAVEVERPVAPPAASKTRAAPSPMAEGEAEPDGAFPMTDVLRAPLEKITRQAEAIRSQSFGHLKSVYTDYAGDITTAARHLRTLIDDVFDVAAIESGTVSLLIENVDLTTLAEEARAIVSQRAAASGSSIIWRSPPVSVIVRADRGRALQILINLIQNAVKFAGDAGPVRLALEVGEGEARISVDDQGGGVAEADRERVFTKFERLRQNAEGSGLGLYISRALARALGGDILVTESPESGARFTLRLPRA